The nucleotide window GATGCCTTATTATTCTTGCCATATGGAGTTTCCGTTGATGAATTCCAGCACTGGGTATACGAAAATCCAGAGGCCTCACCAAAAGAGCGTAAACGTAAGTGGCGAGAGATTGAGAAAAAATATTTGCCGCATAAAGACTATGATGGCAATGAATATTTAGAAAACGGCGGCTTCTGGCAGCGCCAAGGCCACATCTTTAATTCACCATTTTATTATATTGATTATACGCTTGCACAGATTTGTGCCTTCCAATTCTGGAAGCGTTCGAGAGAGGACCAGGAGGAGGCATGGGCTGATTATGTTAAGCTTTGCAAACTTGGCGGCAGCATGTCATTCACTAAACTTGTCGAGGCAGCAAACTTAATTTCTCCGTTTAAGGATGGCTGTGTGGAGTCGGTAGTGGGTGTTATTGAAAACTGGTTAAATTCTGTAGAAGATCAAAGACTTTAATAAATCAAAAAGCGAAGCCGATGAATAAACAGGCTTCGCTTTTTGATTATTCTACATTTATGATTCTGTCACCACTTTTATCTCACTATTTTCAACAACAGCCGCTAATTTTCTAGCTTCCGGCTCTTCCAAAATAAAATCAGCGATTTTGTCTTCTATCTGTTCCTGTATGACCCTGCGAAGCGGACGTGCGCCAAAAGCAGGATGATAGCCAAGTTCAGCTAATTTTTCCTTTGTTTCCGTAGTGACAATTATTTCAATGTTTTGCTCATTTAATGTCTCTTGTAATTCACTTAGCATTAAATCGACAATGGTCAATAGATGTTCTTGGCCCAGTGTGTTAAATTCGATAATATTATCAAACCGATTTAGGAATTCAGGTTTAAAGAAGCTGCCAAGTGAGTCTAGAATGCTTGCTTCTTCGATGATTTCATTTGCTCCGAATCCAACGTGAACTGTTTTGTGGCCGACACCCGCATTACTTGTCATAATTATGACGGTATCCTTAAAGCTGACGATTCTACCCTGACTGTCAGTAAGCCGTCCGTCTTCAAGTATTTGCAGGAACATGTGCTGAACGTCGGGATGTGCTTTTTCAATTTCATCCAATAAAATGATACTATATGGATTTCTACGTACTTTTTCTGTAAGCTGCCCGGCCTCATCATGACCAATGTACCCTGGAGGTGACCCAATTAGTTTTGACACACTGTGTTTCTCCATATATTCACTCATATCAAGACGGATCATAGAATCTTTGGTGCCAAATAACTCTTTGGCAAGAGTCTTAGTTAACTCTGTCTTACCAACCCCAGTTGGGCCGACAAAAAGGAAGGAGCCGATGGGACGATGTTTAGATTTTAAACCGGCACGGCTGCGTCTAATCGCCTTTGCTACTTTTTTAACAGCCGTTACTTGACCGATGACCTTAGAGTTTAGATTTTCTTCCAATGATTTCATTTTAAGCTGTTCATCCTGCTGCAGTTTTCCGACTGGAATTCCTGTTTTTTGTTCGATTATTTCTTGAATATGGGAGACAGTAACAATTGGTCTTTCGGAACTAAAATCATTATTTAGTTCCTTTTCTAGTTTAGCCTCCTCATCTCTCAGGATTGCAGCCTTTTCATATTGTTCACTTTTAAGAGCATCCTCTTTTTCAACTGAAATTTCATTGAGCCGTGACTCAATTTGCTCATTGTTCTTATAATCGGAAGTTAGATTTAGTTTCGAGCCGGCCTCATCAAGCAAATCGATTGCCTTGTCGGGTAAGAAGCGGTCTTGAATATAGCGCTGTGACAATTGAACACAGGCCTTCATTGCTTCCTCAGAATAGGTGACTTCATGGTAATCTTCATATTTCTTTTGAATTCCTTTTAAGATTTCAATTGCCGCCTCTGAGGTTGGTTCAAGGACATGCAAAGGTTGGAAGCGGCGTTCTAATGCGGAATCCTTTTCAATTTGACGGTATTCCTTTAATGTTGTTGCCC belongs to Neobacillus sp. OS1-2 and includes:
- a CDS encoding ATP-dependent Clp protease ATP-binding subunit; amino-acid sequence: MLCQQCNQNHANIQLTMNLNGQHKEIKLCHECYKREKQALGAGFGQNMNSLPSFPFENLFMSNGMPYGQDMTGQQPPQGERKTEHGGFIDQFGRNLSTMAKAGLIDPVIGRDEEIKRVIEILNRRNKNNPVLIGEPGVGKTAIAEGLAIKIANGEVPGKLRNKEVYLLDVASLVANTGIRGQFEERMKQLISELQEQKNIILFIDEIHLLVGAGSAEGSMDAGNLLKPALARGELQLVGATTLKEYRQIEKDSALERRFQPLHVLEPTSEAAIEILKGIQKKYEDYHEVTYSEEAMKACVQLSQRYIQDRFLPDKAIDLLDEAGSKLNLTSDYKNNEQIESRLNEISVEKEDALKSEQYEKAAILRDEEAKLEKELNNDFSSERPIVTVSHIQEIIEQKTGIPVGKLQQDEQLKMKSLEENLNSKVIGQVTAVKKVAKAIRRSRAGLKSKHRPIGSFLFVGPTGVGKTELTKTLAKELFGTKDSMIRLDMSEYMEKHSVSKLIGSPPGYIGHDEAGQLTEKVRRNPYSIILLDEIEKAHPDVQHMFLQILEDGRLTDSQGRIVSFKDTVIIMTSNAGVGHKTVHVGFGANEIIEEASILDSLGSFFKPEFLNRFDNIIEFNTLGQEHLLTIVDLMLSELQETLNEQNIEIIVTTETKEKLAELGYHPAFGARPLRRVIQEQIEDKIADFILEEPEARKLAAVVENSEIKVVTES